One window of candidate division WOR-3 bacterium genomic DNA carries:
- a CDS encoding glycosyltransferase family 39 protein: MSLIKKLTTVSLIIYSFFYLIQALTVIVYPYQVSYPEGFILNQAKLICEGKNIYKNIDHYPFIIANYPPIYLLICAGFIKLFGISFFGGRLVTFLATILIVFLIYKILFKKTTRNTAIFCALLFIASSYTFKDTPLMRVDMTGLFLSLFGLYLVIDTQKDLKLCYSIPFFLAALYTKPTFFTAPFALAIHLLLSERKKAIIFIFSMVISYLLLFFILNHFTAGEFYRHTILYNLNIFELKQAAKYYIHFLQTHAILFLFSLIFLFSPSASRECFFWKLYFIISAIVAVTVGKVGANTNYFCELIALTCILTGLAIEKLKNDMDDKKYQLFIYSAAMAQLILFLHLPFFSEPIITKTDWHDNHILSQKIQNTGGPILSEDAGILVLNQREVLFQPFEFTQLARQNIWNEEKFILDIVNRRFSLIILSFDLACFYDPERLTPTMAEAISANYYITDKIGEYFLYRPNLDKF, from the coding sequence ATGTCTTTGATAAAAAAGTTGACCACCGTTTCTCTAATAATATATTCTTTCTTCTACCTAATTCAGGCACTAACAGTAATCGTTTATCCATATCAAGTCTCATATCCCGAAGGCTTTATCCTTAATCAGGCCAAACTCATCTGCGAAGGGAAAAACATTTACAAAAATATTGACCATTATCCTTTTATTATCGCTAACTATCCCCCGATATATCTCCTTATTTGCGCGGGGTTTATAAAATTGTTCGGGATTTCATTTTTTGGAGGGAGATTGGTCACTTTTTTAGCGACGATTCTAATCGTTTTTCTTATCTATAAAATCCTTTTCAAAAAAACTACGCGTAACACCGCAATTTTCTGTGCCCTTTTATTTATCGCCTCTTCTTACACCTTCAAAGATACCCCACTTATGCGGGTGGATATGACTGGTTTATTTCTTTCGCTTTTCGGACTTTATCTGGTTATTGACACTCAAAAAGACCTTAAACTTTGCTACTCAATACCGTTTTTTCTTGCTGCCCTGTATACTAAACCGACGTTTTTCACCGCACCATTTGCCTTAGCAATTCACTTATTATTGAGCGAAAGAAAAAAAGCAATAATCTTTATTTTCTCAATGGTGATTTCTTATTTGTTATTATTTTTTATCCTTAATCATTTTACTGCGGGCGAATTTTACCGGCACACCATTCTTTATAATCTGAATATCTTTGAGCTCAAGCAGGCTGCCAAATACTACATTCACTTTTTACAAACCCATGCCATATTGTTTTTGTTTTCTTTAATATTTCTTTTCAGCCCTTCTGCCAGTCGGGAATGTTTTTTCTGGAAATTATATTTCATTATTTCGGCAATTGTCGCTGTAACAGTGGGCAAAGTCGGAGCTAATACCAATTATTTCTGTGAGTTGATTGCCTTAACTTGTATTCTCACTGGTTTGGCAATTGAAAAATTAAAAAATGACATGGATGATAAGAAATATCAGCTTTTTATCTATAGTGCGGCTATGGCACAGTTAATATTGTTCCTCCATTTACCTTTTTTCAGCGAACCGATAATAACAAAAACCGATTGGCATGATAATCACATCCTTTCCCAAAAAATACAAAATACCGGCGGTCCAATATTATCGGAAGACGCGGGCATTCTTGTCCTAAATCAGAGAGAAGTTTTGTTCCAACCCTTTGAATTTACCCAGCTTGCCCGACAAAACATTTGGAACGAAGAAAAATTCATCCTTGATATTGTTAACCGCCGTTTCTCTTTGATCATCTTGAGTTTTGATCTCGCTTGTTTCTACGATCCGGAAAGACTGACACCGACTATGGCGGAGGCAATCTCCGCAAACTATTACATCACCGACAAAATCGGTGAATATTTTCTTTACCGCCCAAATTTAGATAAATTTTGA
- a CDS encoding HD-GYP domain-containing protein, which yields MKKTGMGNFDNLWAEVLWLFYQNGWYGKEGYEAIIRKESSMISKITEILNRAIEVLDFYTRKHSIEVSVLAFRLAKYIGLSDWEQEMVKLAGLVHDIGKVSIPETILNKPGPLNADEWEIMKRHPLKSAEIIQPIPGFQEIAYWILYHHEHWDGRGYPEGRKRKEIPAVAQILAVCDAYSAMTSNRPYRNALSEEEAKEEIRNFSGIQFDPEIVEIFLSLPKEDDPKMDSWS from the coding sequence ATGAAAAAAACTGGTATGGGAAATTTTGATAACTTGTGGGCAGAGGTATTATGGCTCTTTTACCAAAATGGCTGGTATGGAAAAGAGGGATATGAGGCAATTATTAGAAAGGAAAGTTCGATGATTTCAAAAATCACGGAAATACTGAATCGGGCGATAGAGGTTCTTGATTTTTACACCCGGAAGCATTCCATTGAGGTATCGGTATTGGCTTTTAGGCTTGCGAAATATATCGGATTGTCAGATTGGGAACAGGAAATGGTAAAACTCGCGGGCTTGGTCCATGATATCGGGAAGGTTTCTATCCCAGAAACGATTCTCAATAAACCCGGACCGCTGAATGCGGATGAGTGGGAGATAATGAAAAGGCATCCATTAAAAAGTGCCGAAATTATCCAGCCTATACCAGGTTTTCAGGAGATTGCCTACTGGATATTATATCACCATGAACACTGGGATGGTAGGGGTTATCCAGAGGGTAGGAAGAGAAAAGAGATTCCAGCGGTGGCCCAGATACTGGCAGTTTGTGATGCGTATTCAGCCATGACCTCAAATCGTCCCTACAGGAATGCTTTGAGTGAAGAGGAAGCAAAAGAGGAGATAAGAAATTTTAGTGGTATCCAGTTTGATCCTGAGATTGTTGAGATTTTTTTGAGCCTTCCTAAGGAGGATGATCCAAAAATGGATAGCTGGAGTTAA
- a CDS encoding methyltransferase — protein MNNSINQRYILPIKLGRLFYRYRGIIATPFFILLLFFHRAQPTSPLPHLLIIIGLALRIWTSGYIGIISRSQEIAGEYKIVNGPYFFFRHPLYLGNFFLVLGTILLFNPPCGLKILLVLIFLFEYATIILAEEDYLKGLPPVKVRFSWKKSRTELSTIIVLGIIYLIYFILR, from the coding sequence TTGAATAATTCCATTAACCAACGCTATATCCTACCTATCAAATTGGGGAGATTATTTTATCGTTACCGTGGAATTATTGCCACACCATTTTTTATCTTACTTCTTTTCTTTCACCGAGCCCAGCCTACGAGTCCATTACCCCATCTTTTGATAATCATCGGCCTCGCCTTAAGAATATGGACTTCGGGATATATTGGGATTATTTCCCGATCCCAGGAAATCGCGGGTGAATACAAAATCGTCAATGGACCTTACTTTTTCTTCCGCCATCCTCTTTACTTGGGAAATTTCTTTCTCGTCTTAGGAACTATATTACTCTTTAATCCACCCTGCGGGTTAAAGATACTTTTGGTTCTCATCTTTTTATTTGAATACGCAACCATCATCCTGGCGGAAGAAGATTATCTGAAGGGGCTGCCACCCGTAAAAGTAAGATTTTCATGGAAAAAGTCAAGGACTGAACTCTCTACCATCATCGTTTTGGGGATCATTTACCTTATCTATTTTATTCTCAGATAA